A section of the Acidimicrobiia bacterium genome encodes:
- a CDS encoding GNAT family N-acetyltransferase — protein sequence MPSLPSPIGDVSFRLFSGDDDFPGMVRVVDAASEADGIDRSITVEETRQYYQHLTNCDPLTDVLVAEDPTGIVGYSRVTWRVETATNMRAMEQFGWIDPRARGRGLGTAMLEWCEDRLREIAGGTPHDGPTEFRSWYDERETEKQALLTDHGYSVSEVDAEMTRSLDEPIPDRPLPDGLRIVPKTIDDAREVFDADTEAFRDHVGFAEASEEDYQDFLTGHYSKNPSLWKVAEDGEGIAGMVLNYVDEAHNDKFGRRRGITESISTQRRWRGKGLAKALIAESMRMFKDIGMTEVALGVHTTNPTGAFQLYQGLGYEVVARSYAVRKPFD from the coding sequence ATGCCCTCCTTGCCCTCTCCCATTGGCGACGTCTCGTTCCGGCTGTTTTCCGGGGATGACGACTTTCCCGGGATGGTCCGGGTCGTCGACGCGGCCAGCGAGGCCGACGGGATCGACCGTTCGATCACGGTGGAAGAGACCAGGCAGTATTACCAGCACCTGACCAACTGCGATCCGCTCACCGACGTGCTCGTCGCCGAGGACCCCACCGGCATCGTCGGGTACTCCCGGGTCACCTGGCGGGTGGAAACGGCCACGAACATGCGGGCCATGGAGCAGTTCGGCTGGATCGATCCCCGGGCACGCGGCCGCGGTCTCGGCACGGCGATGCTCGAGTGGTGTGAGGATCGGCTGCGCGAGATCGCCGGGGGTACGCCGCATGACGGACCCACCGAGTTCCGGTCCTGGTACGACGAGCGGGAGACCGAGAAGCAGGCCCTTCTCACCGACCACGGCTACTCGGTGTCGGAGGTGGATGCCGAGATGACCCGCTCGCTCGACGAGCCGATCCCGGATCGTCCGTTGCCGGATGGCCTGCGCATCGTGCCCAAGACCATCGACGATGCCCGTGAGGTCTTCGACGCCGATACCGAAGCCTTCCGAGACCACGTCGGGTTCGCCGAGGCATCGGAGGAGGACTACCAGGACTTCCTCACCGGCCACTACAGCAAGAACCCGTCCTTGTGGAAGGTCGCCGAGGACGGCGAGGGCATTGCGGGCATGGTGCTCAACTACGTCGACGAAGCCCACAACGATAAGTTCGGTCGCCGCCGCGGCATCACCGAGTCGATCTCCACTCAGCGGCGTTGGCGTGGCAAGGGACTCGCCAAGGCGCTGATCGCGGAGAGCATGCGGATGTTCAAGGACATTGGGATGACCGAGGTGGCGCTGGGGGTTCACACGACGAACCCCACCGGGGCGTTCCAGCTGTACCAGGGACTCGGCTACGAAGTGGTCGCCCGGTCGTACGCGGTTCGCAAGCCGTTCGACTGA
- a CDS encoding urate hydroxylase PuuD: MFDGHAHQWLDLAIRWTHVIVGIAWIGTSFYFNWLNNHIRKPESGDEGVAGELWSVHGGGFYRVLKYEVAPESLPAKLHWFKWEAYATWLSGFALLALVYWLGPIGTSVDPSRADLSRLALIGIGIGSMLVAWFVYDLLCKSPLGTRPGLLAAIGVVAVGALAYGFSQILTGRAAYIHVGAVLGTLMTANVFADIIPAQRRMVDAMTRGETPDPKPLKDAARRSLHNNYLTLPVVFIMVSIHFPMTFGSEWNWGLLAALSVIGALVRHWFNLRGQGHLNVWILPAAVAGMIALAVVTVPQQGGDPPTEVPDEIMSIIDARCASCHSRTTTQAGFTEAPKGIVFDTKEDALPFAITIGRVVDNGFMPLGNITAMTDEERQRVTDWAFGG; the protein is encoded by the coding sequence GTGTTCGACGGGCACGCCCACCAGTGGCTGGATCTCGCCATCCGGTGGACGCACGTGATCGTCGGCATCGCCTGGATCGGGACCTCCTTCTACTTCAACTGGCTCAACAACCACATCCGCAAACCCGAGTCGGGCGATGAGGGGGTAGCCGGCGAGCTGTGGTCCGTACACGGCGGCGGCTTCTACCGGGTGCTCAAGTACGAGGTCGCCCCGGAGTCGCTACCCGCGAAGCTGCACTGGTTCAAGTGGGAGGCGTATGCCACCTGGCTGAGCGGGTTCGCCCTGCTCGCCCTCGTCTACTGGCTCGGGCCGATCGGCACCTCCGTCGATCCGTCACGCGCCGACCTGTCCCGCCTGGCGCTGATCGGGATCGGTATCGGGTCGATGCTCGTCGCATGGTTCGTATATGACCTGCTGTGTAAGAGTCCGCTCGGCACCCGGCCAGGGTTGCTAGCCGCGATAGGCGTGGTCGCCGTCGGCGCCCTGGCCTACGGCTTCTCGCAGATCCTCACCGGCCGGGCCGCCTACATCCACGTCGGAGCGGTACTCGGAACCCTGATGACGGCCAACGTGTTCGCCGACATCATCCCGGCGCAGCGCCGGATGGTCGACGCCATGACCCGCGGCGAGACCCCTGACCCGAAACCCCTCAAGGACGCCGCCCGACGCTCTCTGCACAACAACTACCTGACGCTGCCGGTGGTGTTCATCATGGTGAGCATCCACTTTCCGATGACCTTCGGCAGCGAGTGGAACTGGGGGCTGCTGGCGGCACTCAGCGTGATCGGGGCCCTGGTGCGCCACTGGTTCAACCTGCGGGGCCAGGGGCACCTCAACGTGTGGATCCTGCCGGCGGCGGTAGCCGGGATGATCGCCCTCGCCGTCGTCACCGTGCCCCAGCAGGGCGGCGACCCGCCCACCGAGGTCCCCGACGAGATCATGTCCATCATCGACGCTCGGTGCGCCTCGTGCCACTCTCGCACCACCACTCAGGCGGGCTTCACTGAAGCGCCCAAGGGGATCGTGTTCGACACCAAGGAGGACGCCCTACCGTTCGCCATCACCATCGGCCGGGTGGTCGACAACGGGTTCATGCCACTGGGCAACATCACCGCGATGACCGATGAGGAGCGGCAGCGAGTGACGGACTGGGCGTTCGGCGGCTGA
- the uraH gene encoding hydroxyisourate hydrolase, translating to MAGITTHVLDTAAGRPAAGVPVTLEFRDDSAIITLVETATDADGRALLSDGSMLAEGTYRIRFDTGAYHGDAAFFPEVTIEFRVTDVAEHHHVPLLLSPFGYSTYRGS from the coding sequence ATGGCTGGCATCACGACTCATGTACTCGACACTGCTGCGGGTCGTCCTGCTGCGGGCGTACCGGTGACCCTCGAGTTCCGTGACGACAGCGCCATCATCACCCTCGTGGAAACCGCGACCGACGCCGACGGGCGCGCCCTCCTCTCCGACGGCAGCATGCTGGCCGAGGGCACCTATCGGATCCGCTTCGACACCGGCGCCTATCACGGCGATGCCGCCTTCTTCCCGGAGGTGACGATCGAATTCCGGGTGACCGACGTGGCCGAGCATCACCACGTGCCGCTCCTTTTGAGCCCGTTCGGCTACAGCACCTATCGGGGTTCCTGA
- the uraD gene encoding 2-oxo-4-hydroxy-4-carboxy-5-ureidoimidazoline decarboxylase yields MDIADLNRADPGDATAAFLDCCASTAWAAAMTEGRPYQELAHLLADAEEQWWELTSEDWMEAFASHPKIGERWAGNDTHTAWSRDEQSAVGDDSELATALAEANEAYEDRFGYTFIVFASGKTGEEMLALCRERLANDELTELGMAATEQARITNLRLRKMLGGGTLNA; encoded by the coding sequence GTGGATATCGCTGACCTGAACCGCGCCGATCCCGGCGACGCCACCGCGGCGTTCCTCGACTGCTGCGCCTCGACGGCGTGGGCCGCGGCGATGACCGAGGGGCGGCCCTATCAGGAACTCGCCCACTTGCTCGCCGACGCCGAGGAGCAGTGGTGGGAACTGACCTCAGAGGACTGGATGGAGGCCTTCGCCTCCCATCCGAAGATCGGTGAGCGGTGGGCCGGCAACGACACCCACACGGCCTGGTCCCGTGACGAACAGTCGGCCGTAGGTGACGACAGCGAGCTGGCTACGGCGCTCGCAGAAGCCAACGAGGCGTACGAGGACCGCTTCGGATACACGTTCATCGTGTTTGCCAGTGGCAAGACCGGCGAGGAGATGCTCGCCCTGTGCCGCGAGCGCCTCGCCAACGACGAACTCACCGAACTGGGCATGGCCGCCACCGAACAGGCAAGGATCACAAACCTGAGGCTGCGGAAGATGCTCGGAGGCGGCACGCTCAACGCGTAA
- the alc gene encoding allantoicase yields the protein MDERFDMLVDLASDRVGGQVVAANDDFFAPKENLVSDALPVWKPGEYTNRGKWMDGWETRRRREAGHDWAIVRLGVRGIIRHAVVDTSFFTGNYPDACSIERIDLPGRPDLVELARDAQRWETLVERHLLDGDTVNDVPIPDHDAPTSHARLVIFPDGGVARLRLLGEPVPPTGLLDGRTEVDLAALHSGGRAIDCSDRHYSSPNRMLVGGKPRGMWDGWETKRRRGEGNDWAVIRLAGRGTVSRVEIDTTHFKGNAPGSAQVEGIDAPDASLDDLRFADWATLLPETPLQPHRRHRFSELAVAGPFTHLRLDIYPDGGVARFRAHGTSDAPWISLT from the coding sequence ATGGACGAACGCTTCGACATGCTGGTCGACCTCGCCTCCGACCGGGTGGGCGGGCAGGTGGTTGCCGCCAACGACGACTTTTTCGCCCCCAAGGAGAATCTCGTCAGCGACGCTCTCCCGGTGTGGAAACCCGGTGAGTACACCAACCGGGGAAAGTGGATGGACGGGTGGGAGACGCGGCGACGCCGTGAGGCCGGCCACGACTGGGCGATCGTCCGGCTCGGAGTGCGCGGGATCATCCGCCACGCGGTCGTCGACACTTCGTTTTTCACCGGCAACTACCCCGATGCCTGCTCCATCGAGCGGATCGACCTGCCGGGAAGGCCCGACCTGGTCGAACTGGCCCGAGACGCTCAGCGCTGGGAGACCCTCGTGGAACGGCACCTGCTCGACGGCGACACCGTCAACGACGTGCCAATACCGGACCACGACGCGCCCACCTCCCATGCCCGCCTGGTGATCTTCCCCGATGGCGGGGTCGCTCGACTTCGACTGCTCGGCGAGCCGGTCCCCCCGACGGGTCTGCTCGACGGCAGGACCGAGGTCGACCTCGCCGCCCTGCACAGCGGTGGCCGCGCCATCGACTGCTCCGACCGTCACTACTCGTCACCCAACCGGATGCTCGTGGGCGGGAAGCCGAGGGGCATGTGGGATGGCTGGGAGACCAAGCGACGCCGGGGGGAAGGCAACGACTGGGCGGTGATCCGCCTCGCCGGCCGGGGTACGGTGTCGCGGGTGGAGATCGACACCACCCACTTCAAGGGCAACGCCCCGGGCTCGGCCCAGGTCGAGGGGATCGATGCTCCCGACGCCTCCCTCGACGACCTGCGATTCGCCGACTGGGCGACGCTCCTGCCCGAGACGCCGCTCCAGCCGCACCGTCGCCATCGCTTCTCGGAGCTGGCGGTGGCCGGGCCGTTCACCCACCTCAGACTCGACATCTATCCGGACGGTGGAGTCGCCCGCTTCCGGGCGCACGGCACCAGTGACGCTCCGTGGATATCGCTGACCTGA
- the allB gene encoding allantoinase AllB — protein MSRRAITSSRVFVDGGLRPAVVIVEDGLIVGVAERPPAGPVDDHGDLVVMPALVDTHVHVNEPGRTEWEGFATATDAAAAGGVAVIVDMPLNSIPPTVTPDALDQKRAAAAPQIRVDVGFWGGLIPGSEAQVPALAEAGVFGFKAFLSPSGVDEFPNIGIDQLPRALEATGRTGLPLIVHAESPTVLNRAPEAGPDYASYLASRPPAAEVEAIEVLIAAVASTGSPAHVLHLSAAAAIDSLARARVDALPLTVETCPHYLTLDAGEAPDDASWKCAPPIRDRANQDALWSALGSGIIDLVVSDHSPCPGDLKVGGFDRAWGGIASLELRLPAMWTEARRRGHDIADIVEWLCAAPARFVGLRTGRIEPGMRADLAVWDPDQRFTVDAATLRQRHPHTPYHGRELSGVVHSTYVRGTMVYGPGADEAARPGRLLRSR, from the coding sequence ATGTCCCGCCGCGCCATCACCAGCTCCCGGGTCTTCGTCGACGGTGGTCTGCGACCGGCGGTGGTGATCGTCGAGGATGGGCTCATCGTCGGCGTTGCCGAGCGACCGCCAGCCGGGCCGGTTGACGACCACGGTGACCTCGTGGTCATGCCCGCCCTCGTCGACACCCATGTCCACGTCAACGAGCCGGGCCGGACCGAGTGGGAGGGGTTCGCCACCGCCACCGATGCCGCAGCCGCCGGCGGGGTCGCCGTCATCGTCGACATGCCGCTCAACTCGATCCCGCCGACCGTCACGCCCGATGCCCTCGACCAGAAGCGGGCTGCTGCCGCGCCACAGATCCGGGTCGACGTGGGTTTCTGGGGCGGACTCATCCCGGGCAGTGAGGCCCAGGTCCCTGCCCTCGCCGAGGCCGGGGTGTTCGGCTTCAAGGCCTTCCTGTCGCCGTCGGGTGTCGACGAGTTCCCCAACATCGGCATCGACCAGCTGCCCCGGGCCCTGGAGGCCACAGGCCGCACCGGGCTCCCGCTGATCGTCCACGCCGAATCCCCGACCGTACTCAATCGGGCCCCGGAGGCCGGACCCGACTACGCCTCCTACCTGGCATCACGACCGCCCGCCGCCGAGGTGGAGGCCATCGAGGTGCTCATCGCCGCCGTCGCCTCCACCGGTTCGCCGGCTCACGTGCTCCACCTCTCCGCCGCCGCGGCCATCGACTCACTCGCCCGCGCCCGAGTCGACGCACTCCCCCTCACCGTCGAGACCTGCCCCCATTACCTCACCCTCGACGCTGGCGAGGCTCCTGACGATGCCTCGTGGAAGTGCGCGCCGCCCATCCGCGACCGCGCCAATCAGGATGCGCTGTGGTCGGCGCTCGGCTCGGGGATCATCGACCTGGTGGTTTCGGACCACTCGCCGTGCCCGGGCGACCTCAAAGTGGGCGGGTTCGACCGGGCATGGGGCGGCATCGCCTCGCTGGAACTGCGACTCCCCGCAATGTGGACCGAGGCTCGCCGCCGCGGGCACGACATCGCCGACATCGTCGAGTGGCTGTGTGCGGCACCGGCGCGGTTCGTCGGCCTCCGCACCGGCCGCATCGAGCCGGGGATGCGAGCCGATCTCGCCGTGTGGGATCCAGACCAACGGTTCACCGTCGACGCCGCGACCCTGCGGCAGCGCCACCCCCACACGCCGTATCACGGCAGGGAGCTGTCCGGGGTGGTACACAGCACCTACGTCCGCGGCACCATGGTCTACGGTCCCGGTGCCGACGAGGCTGCCCGGCCCGGACGACTCCTGAGGAGCAGGTGA
- a CDS encoding glycoside hydrolase family 3 N-terminal domain-containing protein has translation MTTPEDLALGFLERQHLERGGRAMILFKPNIEDLDQLRALTNDIACAVDGPALIAIDQEFSPIVRRLTDDMVTPLPLPEEALEMTLDEIHAAAVTLGAEMLAFGINVDLAPVIDVVAIDNPSLRTRHLGDDPVLVGAIGAAFVTGLLEAGVVPVPKHFPGHGGSETDPHYETSVIFSERIDLERIDWPPFVDAFAAGAPAVLVGHPVYPALDALRPASLSAPVYRILRDEFSFGGVAITDALSMTALEELGDAGEIALMALEAGADLLLLEDPEVVEEVVAAIMRAVIAGDLPAERLLEASQRVDELAAWATRLPCS, from the coding sequence ATGACCACCCCGGAGGACCTCGCCCTCGGCTTCCTCGAACGACAGCACCTGGAGCGCGGCGGGAGGGCGATGATCCTGTTCAAACCGAATATCGAGGACCTGGACCAACTCCGCGCCCTCACCAACGACATCGCCTGCGCCGTCGACGGGCCCGCGCTGATCGCCATCGACCAGGAGTTCTCCCCGATCGTCAGACGCCTCACCGACGACATGGTCACCCCGCTGCCCCTCCCGGAAGAGGCGCTGGAGATGACGCTCGACGAGATCCACGCGGCGGCGGTGACACTAGGCGCCGAGATGCTCGCCTTCGGCATCAACGTGGACCTGGCGCCGGTCATCGACGTGGTCGCCATCGACAACCCGTCACTACGCACGCGGCACCTGGGCGACGACCCCGTCCTCGTCGGCGCCATCGGAGCCGCCTTCGTCACCGGTCTGCTCGAAGCGGGTGTGGTTCCCGTACCCAAGCATTTCCCCGGCCATGGCGGCTCCGAGACCGACCCGCACTACGAAACCTCGGTCATCTTCTCCGAGCGGATCGATCTGGAGCGGATCGACTGGCCGCCGTTCGTCGACGCCTTCGCCGCCGGCGCACCGGCGGTGCTGGTGGGCCATCCGGTGTACCCGGCGCTCGACGCCCTGCGTCCGGCGTCGCTGTCGGCTCCGGTGTATCGCATCCTGCGCGACGAGTTCTCCTTCGGCGGCGTCGCCATCACCGATGCCCTGTCGATGACTGCGCTCGAAGAACTGGGCGACGCGGGAGAGATCGCCCTCATGGCCCTCGAAGCCGGCGCCGACCTGCTGCTCCTCGAAGACCCCGAGGTCGTCGAGGAAGTGGTTGCGGCGATCATGCGCGCCGTGATCGCAGGCGACCTGCCAGCCGAGAGACTGCTCGAGGCAAGCCAGCGAGTGGACGAACTCGCCGCGTGGGCGACAAGGCTCCCGTGTAGCTGA
- a CDS encoding nicotinate phosphoribosyltransferase, with the protein MAWVDDDNASLLTDLYELTMAAAYLQDGFDHEVTFELWVRGLPPQRRFMVVAGLDTALTYLERLRFTPEALRYLDSERTFSADFLDYLADFGFAGTVHAMPEGTIAYPSEPLMRVTAPVIHAQLVETFLLNALGFQTMIASKAARMYLAARGRRFVDFGSRRAHGADAALKAARASYIGGAVASSLVLAGTAYGIPITGTMAHSFVLAHPDEESAFRSFARTFADDDIVFLIDTYDTVAGARIAAKVITDLASEDITVRAVRLDSGDLGDLAVRVRQVLDDAGHTEVGIIASSGLDEHEVARLVDGGAPIDGFGIGTSMVTSDDAPSLDIVYKLVDDRGTPRYKASLGKVTLPGIKQVFRGPDGDVLALADETFDGHVPLLQPAMVAGERVAAAPPLAEIRQRALDAIDALPNEATSLEPRTVDDWPVTVSSSLQRLADSTVPPN; encoded by the coding sequence GTGGCCTGGGTCGACGACGACAACGCGTCACTGCTCACCGACCTGTATGAGCTCACCATGGCCGCCGCCTACCTGCAGGACGGCTTCGACCACGAGGTGACCTTCGAGCTGTGGGTCCGCGGGCTGCCGCCCCAGCGCCGGTTCATGGTGGTGGCCGGGCTCGATACCGCCCTCACCTACCTGGAGCGGCTTCGCTTCACCCCCGAGGCCCTGCGCTACCTGGACTCGGAACGCACCTTCAGCGCCGACTTCCTGGACTACCTGGCGGACTTCGGTTTTGCCGGGACGGTCCACGCCATGCCGGAAGGGACCATCGCCTACCCGTCCGAGCCGCTGATGCGGGTCACCGCTCCGGTCATCCACGCTCAGCTGGTGGAGACGTTCCTGCTCAACGCCCTTGGCTTCCAGACCATGATCGCCTCGAAGGCGGCGCGGATGTATCTGGCGGCGCGGGGGCGCCGCTTCGTCGACTTCGGGTCCCGCCGCGCCCACGGAGCCGACGCCGCCCTCAAAGCGGCACGGGCGTCCTACATCGGCGGAGCGGTCGCCTCGTCGCTGGTGCTGGCCGGGACCGCCTACGGGATCCCGATCACCGGCACCATGGCTCATTCCTTCGTCCTGGCTCACCCCGATGAGGAATCGGCCTTCCGATCCTTCGCCCGCACCTTTGCCGATGACGACATCGTGTTCCTCATCGACACCTACGACACCGTCGCCGGGGCCCGCATCGCCGCCAAGGTGATCACCGACCTGGCCAGCGAGGACATCACGGTGCGTGCCGTCCGGCTCGACTCGGGGGACCTCGGCGACCTGGCCGTCCGGGTGCGGCAGGTGCTCGACGACGCCGGGCACACCGAGGTCGGGATCATCGCCTCCAGCGGCCTCGACGAGCACGAGGTGGCGAGACTCGTCGACGGTGGTGCCCCCATCGATGGATTCGGCATCGGCACGTCGATGGTCACCAGCGACGACGCCCCCAGCCTCGACATCGTCTACAAGCTGGTGGACGACCGCGGGACCCCCCGCTACAAGGCCTCACTCGGCAAGGTGACCCTCCCCGGGATCAAGCAAGTGTTCCGGGGGCCGGACGGCGACGTCCTCGCCCTGGCCGACGAGACGTTCGACGGCCACGTGCCGCTGCTGCAACCGGCGATGGTCGCCGGGGAGCGGGTGGCGGCGGCCCCGCCGCTCGCCGAGATCCGCCAGCGGGCGCTCGACGCCATCGACGCCCTACCAAACGAGGCGACCAGCCTGGAGCCTCGCACCGTCGACGACTGGCCGGTGACCGTGTCGAGCAGCCTGCAGCGTCTCGCCGACTCGACGGTGCCTCCCAACTAG
- a CDS encoding isochorismatase family protein yields MNYDGRTALIVVDVQNDFAHPDGSLFVHEGDQVISTINEHITAATEAGALVVYSQDWHPETTPHFAKDGGTWPVHGVEDTWGAELHADLLVLEDAARIRKGSNGEDGYSAFSMRDPLDPEAVTSTGLDEILIEVGIERVIVVGLATDYCVKETALDSARLGYETTVIDEAVRAVELEAGDGETAKAVMVASGVRVA; encoded by the coding sequence ATGAACTACGACGGACGCACCGCGCTCATCGTCGTCGACGTCCAGAACGACTTCGCCCACCCGGACGGGAGCCTCTTCGTCCATGAGGGCGATCAGGTGATCAGCACCATCAACGAGCACATAACCGCCGCCACCGAGGCCGGGGCTCTGGTCGTCTACTCCCAGGACTGGCACCCCGAGACCACCCCGCACTTCGCCAAGGATGGCGGTACCTGGCCGGTTCACGGGGTTGAGGACACCTGGGGCGCCGAGTTGCACGCCGATCTGCTGGTGCTCGAAGACGCCGCCCGCATCCGCAAGGGGTCCAACGGCGAGGACGGCTACTCAGCCTTCTCCATGCGCGATCCCCTCGACCCCGAGGCGGTGACATCGACCGGCCTCGACGAGATCCTCATCGAGGTGGGCATCGAGCGAGTGATCGTCGTCGGCCTGGCCACCGACTACTGCGTCAAGGAGACCGCCCTCGACAGTGCCCGCCTCGGCTACGAGACCACCGTCATCGACGAGGCGGTGCGCGCCGTGGAGTTGGAAGCCGGGGACGGCGAAACCGCCAAGGCCGTGATGGTCGCCTCCGGAGTTCGGGTCGCTTGA
- a CDS encoding HIT family protein has protein sequence MSIFSRIAGGEIPGHIVYEDDRVFAILDINPRAEGHTLVIPRLEVDQLFDLPEDEYAHLWSVARTIGTTLRDAMGCERIYTFVIGDEVPHAHIHLIPSNLEGPIPFPSGDSAAADRLGETAQLIREALA, from the coding sequence ATGTCCATCTTCAGCCGGATCGCTGGCGGGGAGATACCCGGTCACATCGTCTATGAGGACGATCGGGTGTTCGCCATCCTCGACATCAACCCGCGCGCCGAGGGCCACACGCTGGTCATCCCGCGTCTCGAGGTGGACCAACTGTTCGACCTGCCGGAGGACGAGTACGCCCATCTGTGGTCGGTGGCGCGCACCATCGGAACGACACTGCGCGACGCCATGGGATGCGAGCGGATCTACACCTTCGTCATCGGCGACGAAGTACCCCACGCCCACATCCACCTGATCCCGTCGAACCTGGAGGGACCCATCCCCTTCCCGTCCGGCGACTCGGCGGCGGCCGATAGGCTTGGCGAGACCGCCCAGCTGATTCGAGAGGCCCTGGCATGA
- a CDS encoding ornithine cyclodeaminase: MRYLDAKATREALSMSAAIEAMVSAFSDDRETPLRTLLGVALFMSGRVGSSTGVKVVSTVPGKPFGIVAVFDDEGACRGLVDGPTLTAIRTAAGAGLATRYLARPDSRTMAMLGAGAMAYDQVMAVKEVRPIHDVLVWSRSRANAAALAERIGGTAVDRAADAVSDADVVSTATPSREPLFAADAVRQGTHINAVGAFTPEMCEIPPDTVRAARVVVDDIEAALAEAGDLLQAGVDPSTTMADLIHGREKGRTTADEITFFKSVGIASQDVAAGMAALEAAEAKGLGVTLG; the protein is encoded by the coding sequence ATGCGCTACCTCGACGCCAAAGCGACCCGTGAAGCCCTGTCGATGTCCGCCGCCATCGAGGCGATGGTCTCCGCCTTCTCCGACGATCGAGAAACGCCGCTGCGCACCCTCTTGGGGGTAGCGCTCTTCATGTCGGGGCGGGTAGGGTCGTCAACCGGGGTCAAGGTGGTGTCCACCGTCCCCGGCAAGCCGTTTGGCATTGTTGCCGTGTTCGACGACGAAGGCGCCTGCCGGGGACTCGTCGATGGGCCGACCCTCACAGCCATCCGGACCGCGGCTGGCGCCGGGCTTGCCACCCGGTATCTCGCCCGGCCCGACAGCCGGACGATGGCGATGCTCGGTGCCGGGGCGATGGCCTACGACCAGGTGATGGCGGTCAAGGAGGTGCGTCCGATTCACGACGTGCTCGTGTGGAGCCGGAGCCGCGCCAATGCCGCAGCCCTCGCCGAGCGGATCGGCGGTACCGCCGTCGATAGAGCCGCCGATGCCGTGTCGGATGCGGATGTGGTGTCGACGGCCACACCGTCCCGAGAGCCGCTGTTCGCCGCCGATGCGGTCAGACAGGGCACCCACATCAACGCTGTCGGCGCTTTCACCCCTGAGATGTGCGAGATACCCCCCGACACTGTGCGAGCGGCCCGGGTGGTGGTCGACGACATCGAGGCCGCACTCGCCGAAGCCGGAGACCTCCTCCAGGCGGGCGTCGATCCGTCGACCACGATGGCCGACCTCATCCACGGTCGCGAGAAGGGACGCACCACCGCCGACGAGATCACCTTCTTCAAGTCGGTAGGCATCGCCAGCCAGGACGTCGCCGCCGGCATGGCGGCGCTCGAAGCGGCGGAGGCAAAGGGGTTGGGGGTCACGCTCGGGTAA
- a CDS encoding AbrB/MazE/SpoVT family DNA-binding domain-containing protein has product MAKITSKGQVTVPKAVRDALGIERGDTIVFRVEGNRAVVAKTPHFLDLAGAIGVPAAKRNVAWDEVLRQTRTDRAKTRR; this is encoded by the coding sequence GTGGCGAAGATCACATCGAAGGGCCAGGTGACGGTTCCAAAGGCAGTGCGTGACGCCTTGGGGATCGAACGAGGCGACACCATTGTCTTCCGGGTTGAGGGCAACCGTGCGGTCGTGGCCAAGACACCGCATTTCCTCGACCTTGCCGGGGCGATCGGCGTGCCTGCCGCAAAGCGCAACGTCGCCTGGGACGAGGTGCTGCGACAGACGAGGACGGATCGGGCGAAGACGCGCCGGTGA
- a CDS encoding PIN domain-containing protein codes for MDTNILIRHLTGDPPEAAARATAYLRSSPTLLLTDVVAAETIFVLESYYEAPRNQVANALRSLLAFETVLCVDTALLLRAVEVYETDRIDFAEAYLVACAETTGVSRILSFDRSLDRVGTVTRVEP; via the coding sequence GTGGACACGAACATCTTGATCCGCCACCTAACGGGCGATCCACCGGAAGCGGCCGCCCGAGCGACCGCGTACCTGCGGAGCAGCCCGACGCTGCTGCTGACCGATGTGGTCGCCGCCGAAACGATCTTCGTCTTGGAGTCTTACTACGAGGCGCCGCGGAACCAGGTTGCCAACGCGTTGCGCTCGCTGCTGGCGTTCGAGACGGTGCTGTGCGTCGATACAGCACTGCTGCTGCGTGCCGTCGAGGTGTACGAGACCGACCGCATCGATTTTGCCGAGGCGTACCTGGTGGCATGCGCTGAGACCACCGGAGTAAGCCGCATCCTCTCGTTCGATCGATCCCTGGATCGAGTCGGCACGGTCACCCGCGTGGAGCCGTAG